A region from the Eptesicus fuscus isolate TK198812 chromosome 1, DD_ASM_mEF_20220401, whole genome shotgun sequence genome encodes:
- the LOC129148967 gene encoding claudin-34-like: protein MALFDKANCQAAGLSLNILGWLLSMVCMGLANWRVWYIESSPTPTWELASIGMWKVCTYQPNSLQTRPIVCHRYTYTDTYLPMDIRFAQNLLLAASLLGLLGKWLMVMGLRRVYAGQLQKDTTYNLFLISRILSIVAGSFIFIAVLSNYHAVKNEEGIHFPPSFHIPFRPDRQEIGSAVYLAVPAACLMLLSGLFTISFQLPRNSQMYPQVSQV, encoded by the coding sequence ATGGCCTTGTTCGACAAGGCCAATTGCCAGGCAGCGGGTTTATCCCTCAACATCCTGGGATGGCTCTTGAGCATGGTTTGCATGGGCCTGGCTAATTGGCGAGTATGGTACATAGAGAGcagtcccacccccacctgggagcTGGCCAGCATAGGGATGTGGAAGGTCTGCACTTACCAGCCCAATAGCCTCCAGACCAGACCCATAGTGTGTCACCGCTACACCTACACTGACACCTACCTGCCAATGGATATCCGCTTCGCTCAGAACCTGCTGCTGGCCGCCAGCCTCCTCGGTCTCCTGGGGAAATGGCTCATGGTCATGGGCCTGCGGAGAGTGTACGCGGGACAGCTTCAGAAGGACACCACCTACAATCTGTTCCTCATTTCCAGAATCCTGAGCATCGTCGCTGGTTCATTTATCTTCATCGCCGTGCTCTCTAACTACCACGCGGTGAAGAATGAAGAGGGCATACACTTCCCGCCATCCTTCCACATCCCGTTCAGGCCGGACCGGCAGGAGATTGGCAGCGCCGTGTATCTGGCGGTTCCGGCTGCATGCCTGATGCTGTTGAGTGGGCTGTTTACCATCTCTTTCCAGCTGCCCCGCAACAGTCAAATGTACCCCCAAGTCTCGCAAGTGTGA